Sequence from the Alphaproteobacteria bacterium genome:
CCGAACACTCGCTGTCCCACAAGGGTCACGACCTCATGCTCGATCAGGTTGTGGTTGCGCGCGTCGTGGAAGCATCCGGCAAACCGGTCCATTAACCCGATCGCCCGGTCCGTCGACCCAAGAAGCAGCGCTCCGGCATCCGAGGTAATCACGCCGCCGTCGAATGCCGCCACAACTCGGCGACCTTCCACGGGTGCAAATTCGAACGAATCCGCGGTACACTCTGTCGGCATCGGGGCGCTCCATGAATCAGTGCAAATTGTTGCGGCACAACAACTTTCGCTGATTCGGCGCCCCGATGCACTTAGTACTGTGAGATATCCGCGCTAGGGCCTGTTGACATTCACCGGAGCCAGATCATCGCGCCGACGAGGAATAGCATGGATGCGAATGAGAGCGCAGTTTTCTCATAACGGGTGGCGATGCGACGAAAATGCTTGATTTTGTTGAAGAACCGCTCGACCAGGTTGCGATCCCCATAGACGTGCTTGTCGTACGGAATAGCTTGCGATCGGGAGCGGGTGGAGGGGATCACCGCCTCGGCGCCCGCAGCAGCAACGCTCGCGCGAAAGCGGTCGGAATCATAACCCTTATCGGCGAGCAGCTTGTCGAACGACAGCCCGCTGATCAGATCCTCGGCCTGGAGGATGTCATGGACGTTGCCCGGGGTCAGGATGAAGCGAACGGGATTTCCGAGCGCGTCCACGCCCGCGCTGATCTTTGTGCTCAGGCCGCCGCGCGAACGCCCGAGCGCCTGGTCCTGGCTCCCCCTTTTGCGCCCGCCGAATGTTGGTGGGCCCGCACGATGGTGGAGTCGATGATCAGGTATTCAAAGTCTG
This genomic interval carries:
- a CDS encoding IS5 family transposase (programmed frameshift), with the translated sequence MIRRELGDFDWRRIERLVPGKAGDKGRHGEDNRLFVDAVLWVARAGAPWRDLPPQFGNWNSVFQRFRRWAKKGVWERVFKALLENPDFEYLIIDSTIVRAHQHSAGAKGGARTKALGRSRGGLSTKISAGVDALGNPVRFILTPGNVHDILQAEDLISGLSFDKLLADKGYDSDRFRASVAAAGAEAVIPSTRSRSQAIPYDKHVYGDRNLVERFFNKIKHFRRIATRYEKTALSFASMLFLVGAMIWLR